Within the Pirellulales bacterium genome, the region CAACTGCAAGACCTCGCCGAGCAACACCGGAAGTTGCGCCAGATCATGGGCGTCGGTGAATGGGACGAGAGGACATCCTTCCATTGGCAGCGCATCCGCGACAACGTGTGCCTGCTGCGGCCGAGCACGATTGACGCCATCTGCCAGGCGATCGTGGCGGAGGGACATCGGCTCGATCCGGACGCCGCTCCCGAGGCTCGGATTTCCGGCGAATCACCGATTTCCAGACAGGCACTAGCTCGACGACGAGCAAAGCATCGTGGATTGGAGAATTGTGACGGATTGAAGTTCATTCTTCTTTATCCGTTTTACTCCTCGATGTCCTCCGCGTAACCCGGCGGGAAGATTCCGTCATCGGCCAAGGGCTCGTCCTTTGTCTCGTTTTCATCAGAAAACTGCCGCAGCCAGAATTCCACTTCGCCGGCGGTCGGTTGGCTCGGTTTGATGAACGCGGGCGGCGGCACGCCCCGCGCGGCACGGTGGTGCGCCAGGTCGCCATACCAGCGGTCGCTGTCGATCGCTTTCGCGCGGCGGCGGCGGGCGGCTTTTTGCAAGCGATGGTCGGCCGATACCACCAGCAGCTTCCGCGGAGCCGAATCTGCCCGGATCAACTCTTCGATCAACTCGTCGGCGGTTTCGTAACCGGCGGCGAACAGCACCGTCATGCCTCGATAGACAAAGCTGCGCGGCAGGCCGGGCGGAGCGTTCCGCGCGTCGAACACGACGGTGGTCGTCGCCAGCTCGTGCGGACCGAGCGACTCGGCTACAAAGTTGAGCAGTGCCAGCCGCGAGCGGTGCAGTCCGCCCGGCCCGACGCCGCGGCCCACGATGCCCGCCGCGTGCATCAGGTTGTAGCCGTCGATGATCAGGGCCATAAACGATTTACGCGAGCGGCGCGTCGATCTCCACCGCCAGAAACCCTGGCAATACAAAAAGAATGATCAACAGGCCCTGGAGCGTCGTCGGCATGCGGCACTCGGCCGATCAGCGGTGATTAAGCAACGGAATGATCGCCAGGAGTCGTCGTGGTCGAGGAGGTCGCGCTCGTAATGGCAGTGCGCACGTCGGGTGATGCGGCCGGCCTCATGGCTCCTGCGGCCGGCTTTGCCTTTTTTTGAAGCTGGACGACAAACTGGTTCGATGCCGCGTTCGTCGGCATCGCAATGGAGCCCCTTTCCTCGTGAAACAGTACGCCACTGGTGGCGGCGCTGGGAGCTGTGGCCATTCAAACCTCCGGTTGATTCAGGCAATTGTCTGCCATGATTATACCCGTTGGGCGATCGAGCGACAAATACGTCACTACATGCCGTCGTAGCGAGCCGTAACGATCAGGGGCAGGACGACAGCGCATTCGCGATTCATCGGCCGAATGGAAGAAAACGGCGCGGCGTTGCGGTTCAAACCCCTCCGAGGTTCAATGGACGATCGCGCAGTTCGGCAGCGCCCGCTGTAGCTGGTGGGTGCCCTGTTTGGTTATGCCGGTGCCGTGCAGATGTGCAAGGCCTTGTCCGGTGACTCGCGTACCGATCAGGCCCAGAGTGCAGAGTTGCCTCAGCGACGAGAAGTGCGCAAGGTCGGCATCCGAGAGCTGCGAGTTGCAAAGGGTGAGGAGTTCCAGGCCCGTCAACGCTTCGATGTTCGCCAGGTCGTTCTCGCACAAGGCGCCCTGGAACCCAACGGCAACGGGTTCTTGGAAATACTGCCGGCCAACGAACGTGAGCAAACCTGGCTGGTTCTCGCCTGAATAAGATACGCCCGCGCCGATTTGAGCGAGCGCCGCTGCCGCGCGACGCTGCTTCTCGGTGTTCTGCAACTGCATGCCGAGCAGGCCGAGACTCGTCCCCACGAACAGAACCAGCACAAACAGGGATCGCAGGCCGAACTGCATGCGGCGACGCACGAACCAAACGCCCGCGCTGGCGGCTAGGGTCACCATTGCCGCGGTGGCCACCACCAACGACCAGAATTGCCAGCCGAGCCCCAGCTTGCGCCAGAAATCTCCACGCAGCAGCCACCAGGCCAGCAGCTCTGCCAGCAAAGCCACTGCCAGCACGGTTTTCACGTTCACGCATCGGCGCGGCGGAGAACGTTGCGAAATGTTCGAAGCGTTGGCCATGAGGATGAGCGAGCCACAGAAGACCCGCAGCAGTTGTCTCGCCACGCCCTCTTTACTCAGTTGTCAGCCACCGTTGGCTGAGATTCCAAGCCCTAGTTCGTTCAGCGATGCGGCGGACACCAGTGCGCAGCCCAAAGCCGTCAACTGCTCGCTCGACAAGGTTTCCAAATGTGCCGCGACCGATGGCGGCAACGGCCCAAAGCGCGTTTCGAGTTGCTTCCGCAGCAGTTCCCTCTGTCCTTCCAGCTTGCCTTCCAGCTTGCCTTCCAACTTGCCGCGCTCAAGACCCCGTTGTTCGATTTGATCTAAAAGTCCCATTTCCATTGCTTGCACCTCCGAATCTGGATGGTTCCGTACCATGTCCTCAAACTGCTGCCGCTGATCGTCGTCGAGCGGCAGATAGGCGCTCAGACATTCACACAGCAACGTCTTTCGATAGGCGTTTTCCGGGCAATGCACAAGCCTCTGGAGCGCCTCGCCCGCCAACGCTATTCTCCGCTCTTTGCTGACGCGCATCAAGGCCGCCAAGGCCACGCCCAACCAGTTGTCTTGCCGCATATATTGCTCGGCATCAAGCGCCGGTAGACCGACGTAGGGATAGTTGAAACGCACGAGTTGGTGCTCCCAGAAGTATTCCTCGTAGACGTCCCAGCCGATTCCCTCCAAGCCGACCCTCAGATAGACCCCGATCGGCAGCACCGGCAAGCCGTGGCGGCGACGTAGCGGCTCATAGTAGTGGAACATTCGCTGCCGTAGAGGCGCGACTTTGTCAGCGGCTTCGATCTCCACGTGGACCAGGGCAAGCCAACTCTCCCCCGAACGGCGATCGGGTCCCGGAACCGGCTCCCGCGTCGCCAGCTTCGCGACGACATCCACAAAGCGACTTTCGCCCTGGAGCGCATCGCTGATAAGCTCCTTGTCGAGCCATTCGACGTCATTGAAGTCAAATCGTTCGGCCCAGCTTGGGAAGAAGAGCCGAAAGAACTCCGCGAAGAACTCTTGAAGCAGTCGCTTGAAACGAGGGTCGTGCATCTCTCTTATCTCACTCGGCTGGGGCGCGGTTCGCTGATCGAGGCCCAGGTTTGCCTTACGGGAAGTCTGCCATTATGCCCGTGACCGGAAGCGGATCTAGCACGAGATGGGCCAAAACAAGGGGGAAGGTTGAACTACTCCCAGCGCAGCACCAAATCCCCCGTGTCCACCTGGCTGCCGGGCGAAACCAGCACCTCGGCCACCTGCCCGCCACGCTCGGCGTAAATCGTCGTCTCCATCTTCATGGCTTCCATCGTCAGCAGCTTTTGGCCTTGCGCCACTTTGTCGCCGACCTTGACCGCCACGTTCACCACCATGCCGGGCATCGGCGCGCCGACCTCCGCGGGATTGCTCGCATCGGCTTTCGTCCGCCGGCTGACCGCTTCTTCCAAGGTCAGGTCTTCCACCGTCACGTCGCGGGGTTGGCCGTTCAGCTCGAAAAACACCGTGCGGCGGCCGTCGGGCTGGGCATCGCCGATGGTCAGAAACTTGGTGATCAGCGTCTTGCCCGGCTCGATCTCGACGCTCATCTCCTCGCCGGGCTGCGGGCCATAGAAGAACACCGGAGTGGGCAGAATGCTGGTGTCGCCATAGTTCTCTTCGTGAGCGATGAAATCGCTGACCACGCGGGGATAGACCAGGTACGACACCACGTCGCGGCGCGACGGCCCGCGGCCGAGCCGCTTCTTCAACTCGGCCGCCGTCTGGGCGAAGTCGGCCGGCGGCAGGCTGGCGCCGGGCCGTCCCTCGACCGGCGTCTGCCCGCGCAGCACCCGCTTTTGCACTTCCGGCGGAAATCCGCCCGGCGGCTGGCCCATCCGCCCCGCGAGCAGATCGACCACCGATTCGGGAAACGACAGCTCGCGGTCGCTCTTCAACACATCGTCGACCGTCAGGTTGTTGGCGATCAGAAACAGGGCCATGTCGCCCACCGCTTTCGACGACGGCGTGACTTTCACGATGTCGCCGAAGAGCTGGTTCACGTCGGCATACATGCGACAGATCTCGTGCCACCGCGCGCCGAGGCCGATGGCGTGGGCCTGCTCATAGAGGTTCGTGTACTGTCCGCCCGGCATCTCGTTGGTATAGACCTCGGCCGTGCTGGCCATCATGCCCGTCTCGAACGGGGCGTAAAACTCGCGCACCGCTTCCCAATAGTTGGCCGTGGCTTGCAGCGCGTCGCGGTCGAGCCCGGTGTCGCGCGGCGTATAGCGAAGGGCCTCGACCACCGAGTTGAGATTCGGCTGCGACGTCAGGCCCGACAGCGGAGCGAAGGCGGCGTCGGCGATGTCGAGATCGACTTCGGCGGCCTTCAAGATGGCGGCCGCCTGCACGCCGCTGGTGTCGTGCGTGTGGAAATGGATGGGGATGCCAATCTCCTGCTTCAGCGTGCGGACCAGCAGCTCGGCCGCGTAGGGCTTGCACAGCCCGGCCATGTCTTTGATGGCCAGGATGTGGGCGCCCATCTTTTCCAGCTCCTTGGCCATCTCGACGTAATACTTCAGGTCGTACTTCTTGCGGCGCCGGTCGAGCACGTCGCCGGTGTAGCAGATGGCGGCCTCGCAGATCGCGCCGGTCGAGAGCACCGCGTCCATCGCCACCCGCATGTTCGGCATCCAGTTGAGCGAGTCGAAGATGCGGAACACGTCGATGCCCGCCGATGCGGTCTCTTCGACGAACGTCTGCACGACGTTGTCGGGATAGTTCGCGTAACCGAGCGCGTTCGACGCTCGCAGCAGCATCTGGAACAAGACGTTGGGAATTCTCTGCCGCAGATCGACCAGCCGCTGCCAGGGGCACTCCTTCAAGAACCGCATGGCGGTGTCGAACGTGGCGCCGCCCCACATTTCCAGCGAGAACAGGTCGTGATGGTTGCGGGCGTAGGCTTCGGCGATCGCCAGCATATCGTGCGTCCGCAGCCGCGTGGCCAAGAGCGACTGGTGGGCGTCGCGCATGGTGGTGTCGGTCACGAGCAGCCGTTTTTGCGCCAGGATCCACTGACTGAATTTCTCCGGCCCCAGCGTGAGGAGCCGCTGCCGCGCGCCCGACGGCAGCGGTTGGCTGTGGTCGAGCACCGGCAGCGGGGCCGGCTGGCGGCGAATGTGCTTGGGCCGCTCCTTGACGATGGTGTTGCCGTTGACGAGCACGTCGGCCAGATAGCGGAAGAGCTTCGTGGCCCGGTCGCGGCGGGCGACAAAGTGAAACAGCTCCGGCGTCTCGTCCAGGAACCGAGTGGTGCAGCCGCCGGCGATGAACTTGGGGTGCGTGACCAGGTTGATCAAGAAGGGAATGTTCGTCTTCACGCCGCGGACGCGGAACTCTTGCAAGCAGCGTTCCATGCGTCGGGCGGCATCGACGAAGCGGTTGCCCGACGTGATGACCTTGACCAGCAGCGAATCGTAGTAAGGCGTGACCAGGGCGCCGGAGAAAGCGGTGCCCGCGTCGAGCCGCACGCCCGGCCCGCCGGTGGAGCGATAGTGGGCCACGCGGCCGTAGTCGGGCCGAAAGTTATTGAGCGGATCCTCGGTGGTGATGCGGCATTGAATGGCGTAGCCTTGCGTGCGGACGGCCGTCTGCGAGCCGAGGCCGATCTCCGGGTCGTCCAGCCGCCGGCCTTCGGCCACCAGTAGCTGGCACTTCACCAGATCGACGCCCGTCACCTGCTCGGTGCAGGTGTGCTCGACCTGAATCCGGGGGTTGACCTCGATGAAGTAAAACTGATCGGTCTGATCATCGACGAGAAACTCGACGGTGCCGGCGCTCTCGTAGTTGACGGCGCGGCCGATGGTCAGGGCCGACTGGCAGATGGCGTCGCGCAACTGCGGGTCCAGATCGAGCGAGGGGGCGATCTCGACGACTTTCTGGTGCCGTCGCTGGATCGAGCAATCGCGCTCGTAGAGATGCACCAGGTTGCCGTGCTTGTCGCCCATCAACTGCACTTCGATATGCCGTGGCCGGGCGATGAACTTTTCCAAAAAGACATCGGGGCTGCCGAAGGCGCTGTGGGCCTCGCGCTGCGCCTGCTCAAGCGAGGCGGCCAGGTCTTCGGGCCGATTGACGACGCGCATGCCGCGGCCGCCGCCCCCTTTGGCGGCCTTCAACAGCACCGGGTAGCCAAGCTGCTCGGCAAGCTGCTCGGCCTGGGCGGCGCTTGCCAGCGGGCGGCTACTGCCGGCCAGCACGGGCACGCCGGCTTGTTCGGCAATCTGCCGGGCCACAATTTTATCGCCGAGTTGCTCCAGTATGCGCGGCGAAGGGCCACAGAAGAGAATGCCCGCCTGTTCGCAGGCCCCTGCCAGCTCCGGATTCTCCGAGAGAAAGCCGTAGCCGGGATGGATGCCGTCGACGCCCCGTTCCTTGGCCACCTCGACGATGTTCTCGATGTCGAGATAAGCGCGGATCGGCTCACCGGTGCGGCCCACCAGATACGCCTCGTCGGCTTTGAAGCGGTGCAGGGCGAAGCGGTCTTCGTTGGAATAGATGGCGACCGTGCGGATACCGAGCTCGTGGGCGGTGCGGAAGACGCGGATGGCGATTTCGCTGCGGTTGGCGACAAGCAGTTTTTTGATGGATGGCATGTTTTCCAAGCGTGACCCGGTGGCGTTGTTTCTTGATTCGCCGCCTGCGCGAAATCGTCACAATCTAACATCCTCTCGGCGGGCGAAAAGGGCAAGGTGGGGCGGTCCTGCCCGGAGTCGCCAGCCGTTGGTCTGCCGGTGACGGGACGATTTCGTTCGGATAAGATCACTGCATGAGGCTTAAACACGTAACGGTCGAAAACTTCAAGGGCGTTCGCCGGGTTGATTTTCCCACAGAGGAAGCTCCTCATGCGCTTCGCTCGCTCACCGCCCTCTTGGGCGACAACGGAAGCGGAAAAACGACCGTACTGCAGGCGATCGCCCTGACGCTGTCGCTGGCGACGCGCCGCACACGCGACATGGCGTCGTTCGGTTGGCACGGCTTCCTGCCAGAGCGCGTTTCCAGCCTTGGACCGACTTTTGTTGAACTGCAGGTCACGTTCGAGCCGGAGGAGGTTGCGCTTACCAGCGACCTGTTCAGCGCTTGGCAAGATTCGCTCCCACCCGAACGCAAGCAAACGATGAGACTTGTGCCGCCGTCAGATTTGGACGAGGTAACGCTGCGATTCGAGCAGGGACGGGTTGGTTCTCCTCAGGGCTTTGATGCGGTCAACCAATTTCTCGGTCGCTACTACGTGAAGGCTTTAAGAGACTCGCGGCCGGATTTGAAAGAGCGTTTTGCAAAACTTGGCGACATTTTCTGGTTCGACCAGCATCGGAACCTCGGCACTCTGATGGCGGAGGATCTGGCGAGCGAGAGCCGGTCCCGCGAACGTCGGCAAGCCGGCGACGTCGAAGACCGCCTGCGCGAAGGGTGGCACGCGGGCGTCGAGCAACTGCGAGAGTATCTGGTCGGGTGGTGGGGGCACCATACCACGGTGCCGCTTCGTGGGAAGGATTTCATTCGTCCGCTTGAGGAACGGTTCCAGACCGTGTTTCCGGGTACGCGATTCGTGGGAATCATGCCCCGCGGCGGCATCACCGCGCCGAAGGCGAACGATTTTTACTTCCTGATCGACCGCGACGGCCGGGTTTATGACCTCGCTGAAATGTCTTCCGGAGAACAGGCTGTGTTCCCCTTGGTGTACGAGTTTGTGCGACTTGATATTCAGCGTTCCGTGGTACTGATCGACGAACTCGAATTGCACTTGCACCCGCCTGAGCAGCAAAGGCTGTTGGCGGCCTTGCCACGAATAGGCCCCGATTGCCAATTCCTGATTTCGACGCATTCCGAGTTTCTCTCGTCGGCCATCCCGAACGAGCAGGAAGTCCGTCTAGACAGAGGAAGCCGGTGCCTATAGCCAAGTTGTTTGTCGAGGGCACCCTTGAGGTCCAACTTTTCGCACCAATCCTGCTTGGGAGCCCGGTGCCATACCAAGGCGGCTCGAAGTACGCGCTGAAGCCGCGTGCGCGAACGGAACGTCGAGAGAACCAGGTAGCCGCCGGCTACCTTCGCGACCGCGACTTCGATTTTGATCCCCCGGCCGATCTATGGAAACCGACCGAAGATGGTGTGGACCATGGCATCGTCTTCGGCTGGCGATGGTGCAGGCACGAGATCGAGAATTATCTCATCGACCCCGCGGTGGTCGGCGAAGTGACGGCTTGGCCGGTTGCCGAGATCGAAGAAGCGCTTCGCGCGGCGGGGAGAACAATCCGGAGCTACCAAGTCGCCAGGTGGACCATCGGCCTGGTCCGCCGTGCCTTGCCGCCGCACTATGAACTTAGGACCCGGCCCGACGGGTTGAATGAGCTCGAACTTCCATCCATACTCGATTCGGCGAGAGTCAATGAATGGGCGTCCCAAGCGATCAACCAGCATCGGGGGCCGATGGTCGCCGCTACAGACGCCGGTGCTGTGCAGAATTCGTTAGATGCGTTCGCCGCGCGTTTCGACGACGCATTCGTCGACGATGTGACGAACATATTGGTCTGGTTCTCCGGCAAGGACCTGCTCGCTGGAATGGCTGAATGGCTACTTGCCAAGGCTGTTGTAAACCCCGGAGCGTTCCGGGCCCTCCTTCGTGACTGGATTATCGCCAACCCAGAGCGAGCGCTCGTCTTATTGCCCGAGTGGAACGCTTTGGTCGAGGCTCTAAGGGCTTAGTCGAGCTATCCTTATGATTGTCGCCATTGATGGACCCGCCGGGGCCGGCAAGAGCAGCGCCGCTCGCGCGCTGGCTCACCGCTTGGGGTTCCGCTTTCTCGACACCGGCGCCATGTATCGCGCCGTCGCGCTGGCCGGACTACGGCGGCATGTCGACTTTGACGACCACGACGCCGTCGCCCAAATGGCGAGGCAAATCTCAATCGCGCTCGACGACGACCGCGTGCTGCTCGACGGCGACGATGTGACGCACGAAATCCGCACGCTGGCAGTGACCTCGGTCACGCATTACCCGGCCAACAACGCCGCCGTGCGCGAACACCTGGTCGAGCTGCAGCGGCAGTTCGCGGTCGGGCAGAACGTCGTTACCGAAGGGCGAGACCAGGGAACGGTCGTCTTTCCCCATGCGGAGTGCAAAATCTTTCTCACGGCCAGCCCGCGGGAGCGTGCCCGGCGGCGGCACCTCGATCTGACGGACCACGGCGAGCACGTGACGCTGGAAGATGTATTGGCCGATCAGAACGAGCGCGACCTGCGCGACGCCAGCCGCCACGTAGGACCCCTCAAGCCGGCCGCCGATGCCGTGACGTTCAACACCGATGGCCTCTCGGCCGACGAAGTGGTCGACCGCCTCGAAGGTCTCGTGCGGGCAAAAATGGCATGAAGCGCGGCCCGACACGCTCTTTGCCGAAGCGGCTCTGGTACGGCTTTGTTCACGTGGTTTGCCGCCTGCTGGCGACAGTGCTGTTTCGCATTCGGGTGCGCGGCCGCGAGTGGGTGCCGCGGCAGGGCGGCGTGCTGGTGCTGTCGAACCACCAGAGCTATTTCGATCCTGTTCTGGTCGGGCTGGCCTGCGACCGGCGGCTGAATTATCTGGCCCGTAATTCGTTGTTCCGCGTCCCCGGTTTCCGCTGGCTCATCGAGTCGCTGGATGCCATTCCGATCGATCGCGAAGGCCTGGGCTTGTCGGGCCTGAAAGAAACGCTGCGGCGACTGAAGAGCGGCGAGCTGGTGTTGATCTTTCCGGAAGGCACGCGGACGCGCGACGGCGAGGTGGCGCCGCTCAAGCCGGGCTTCAGCGCGCTGGCCAGGCGGGCCGGCGTACCGTTGTTGCCCATGGCGATCGACGGCGCCTACGACGCCTGGCCGCGGCGGCGGTTGTTGCCCGGCCTGAGCACCATCCACATTCAGTTCGGCCAGCCGCTCTCGGCCGACGCGGCGTCCGCGCTCGATGAGCGGCAACTTGTGGCCGAGATCGAGCGGCGGATTCGCGAGTGCCACCGGAAGGCACGCGCGGCGAGGCAGGCAGCTACCGCTTAACATACGACGCTGGTGCAGCGCCGGCCTGCGGATGTACAATACGACGAATCGCTCATCGGCAATCGCCGCGGCCACAATTGCATAGCTCGGGAGGACGTCTATCATGCTTGCATTGCGTTTCGGGTTCCGTGCGTGCGCGATGCTGATGGCATTCTCGGTTTCACGCGTGTCTCTGCTCGGGGGTGAAAACACTCAGCCTGCGGCTGACTTTGAACGGCCATGCAGACCACGTTAAGTCCGTATGCTTCAGTTCCGACGGGACTGCTGTGGCTTCATCCGACTGAGAGCCAAGGCTAAGACCGCAGCAACTCCCGCGCGGCAGCAAACACGCGATCGAACATCGGCTCCGTCAGTTTGCCCGTGAACGTGTTCTGCTGGCTGGGGTGAAAGCTCCCCAGCAGCCAGCGGCCGCCGTGTAACGAGACCTGTGCGGCGTGGGCGAACTTCGGCGCGGCGCCGGAAAGCCATTGCCGCCGCCGCGCCTCACGCACGACGCCGTCCCACGCCAGCCGGCCCAGCGCCAAAAAAACACGCACCCGCAGCACGTCGACCGTCTGTTCCAGCCAGTGCCGGCAGTTGGCGATTTCGTCGGGCCACGGCTTGTTGCCGGGCGGAGCGCAGTGGCAGATCGCGGTGATCGCACAATCGGTCAGTTCCAGCCCGTCGTGGCGATCGACCGAGGTTGCTTGATTGGCAAAGCCGGCCTTGTCCAGCGCGCGGAACAACCAATCGCCGCTGCGATCGCCCGTGAACAACCGGCCGGTGCGATTGCCGCCGTGCGCCGCCGGAGCCAGCCCGACGATCAACAGCCGAGCTCGCAAATCGCCGAAGTTGGGCACCGGCCGGCCCCAATAATCCCAGTCTTGGAACGCGCGGCGCTTCTCACGGGCGACGGTTTGGCAATAGTCCCTCAATCGCGGGCAAAGCTCGCACGCCACGATGTCGCGGTTGAGCTTGTTCCAGTTCGACATGGGCCCAACCTACGCCGCGACCTAGACTTTTGCAACGACCCGCGCAACGGACATCTCCGGCCTATTGCCATTTTTCAGGCGGCCAGTCATCATGGCGAAGCGTAGCGGTGGCGCAGTCTACATCGAATGCGTTGACTTTTCTGGCTGGACGTTTTCCGATCCCGAGACATTAACGAAGCAGGAGTTTACGGTATGACGCGAATTCACTATCTGGCGGTTGTCTGTGTGCTGGCCGGTCTGGCGACGATGAGCGGCCGTGCCGATGCCGGCGCGATGCGGGGGTGCGGGGCGTGCTGTGCGCCGTGCGCCCCGTGCGTGCAGTACGACGTGGTGTACGATGTGCGCGAAGTTCAGTGCCTGCGCACCGTCTACGAGACAGCCTATCGCTCCTGTACGTTCACGCAATGCCGGCCCGTGTATGAAACGGTCTATCAGGAATGCCCCGACACGGTTTGCCGCATGGTCTACGAGACGGTGGAGAAGCCCGTCACCTGTACGGTGATGAAGCCGGTTTACTCGACGGTCCAGCGTCCGGTGTGCCGTGTGGTGTGCGAGCCGGTGACCAAGTGGTGTACTTACTGCGTCGACATGGGCCACTGGGAGCGGCCGGCCGCGGCGGACGGCTGTTGTGCGCCGTGCCAGGTCTGGGTGCCGAACGTCGTGCAAAAGCGCGTGCCGGTGACGCATTATGTGGCCCGGACGGTGACGGAGACCGTGCCGATGCAGGTTTGCAGCCTGGTGCCGCAGGTGGTCACCAAGGTTTGCCGCTATCCCGTGTGCCGGATGGTGCAGGAGAACATCGTGCGGCGGATTCCGCGGATCACGTGCCGCGTGGTAAGCGAGCAGGTGACCAAGCAGGTGCCCTATACGGTTTGCCGGCAAGTGCCGTATACGGTGAAGATTCGCGTGCCTCGTTGCGTGCCTCGTCCCTGCGCCTCGAACTGCGGCACCTCGCCCGCTCCGGCGCCGCGGCAGGCGGACGTCGAACGTCGCGCGCTGGAGGCGCTGGGCCGCGTGGCCTAGATAAAACGAAAACCGCCTGGGACATGTTGCACGGGTCCATGCCCAGGCGGTTTCGCATCGCGGCAGATTCGCCAGTAGCCAGCGCGAGGTCGCTCGGCGAGAAGTCGCTCAACGGCGAGACTTGCTCTTGGTCACTGATTTTCGCGAGGA harbors:
- a CDS encoding NYN domain-containing protein, whose protein sequence is MALIIDGYNLMHAAGIVGRGVGPGGLHRSRLALLNFVAESLGPHELATTTVVFDARNAPPGLPRSFVYRGMTVLFAAGYETADELIEELIRADSAPRKLLVVSADHRLQKAARRRRAKAIDSDRWYGDLAHHRAARGVPPPAFIKPSQPTAGEVEFWLRQFSDENETKDEPLADDGIFPPGYAEDIEE
- a CDS encoding DUF4351 domain-containing protein, coding for MHDPRFKRLLQEFFAEFFRLFFPSWAERFDFNDVEWLDKELISDALQGESRFVDVVAKLATREPVPGPDRRSGESWLALVHVEIEAADKVAPLRQRMFHYYEPLRRRHGLPVLPIGVYLRVGLEGIGWDVYEEYFWEHQLVRFNYPYVGLPALDAEQYMRQDNWLGVALAALMRVSKERRIALAGEALQRLVHCPENAYRKTLLCECLSAYLPLDDDQRQQFEDMVRNHPDSEVQAMEMGLLDQIEQRGLERGKLEGKLEGKLEGQRELLRKQLETRFGPLPPSVAAHLETLSSEQLTALGCALVSAASLNELGLGISANGG
- a CDS encoding pyruvate carboxylase codes for the protein MPSIKKLLVANRSEIAIRVFRTAHELGIRTVAIYSNEDRFALHRFKADEAYLVGRTGEPIRAYLDIENIVEVAKERGVDGIHPGYGFLSENPELAGACEQAGILFCGPSPRILEQLGDKIVARQIAEQAGVPVLAGSSRPLASAAQAEQLAEQLGYPVLLKAAKGGGGRGMRVVNRPEDLAASLEQAQREAHSAFGSPDVFLEKFIARPRHIEVQLMGDKHGNLVHLYERDCSIQRRHQKVVEIAPSLDLDPQLRDAICQSALTIGRAVNYESAGTVEFLVDDQTDQFYFIEVNPRIQVEHTCTEQVTGVDLVKCQLLVAEGRRLDDPEIGLGSQTAVRTQGYAIQCRITTEDPLNNFRPDYGRVAHYRSTGGPGVRLDAGTAFSGALVTPYYDSLLVKVITSGNRFVDAARRMERCLQEFRVRGVKTNIPFLINLVTHPKFIAGGCTTRFLDETPELFHFVARRDRATKLFRYLADVLVNGNTIVKERPKHIRRQPAPLPVLDHSQPLPSGARQRLLTLGPEKFSQWILAQKRLLVTDTTMRDAHQSLLATRLRTHDMLAIAEAYARNHHDLFSLEMWGGATFDTAMRFLKECPWQRLVDLRQRIPNVLFQMLLRASNALGYANYPDNVVQTFVEETASAGIDVFRIFDSLNWMPNMRVAMDAVLSTGAICEAAICYTGDVLDRRRKKYDLKYYVEMAKELEKMGAHILAIKDMAGLCKPYAAELLVRTLKQEIGIPIHFHTHDTSGVQAAAILKAAEVDLDIADAAFAPLSGLTSQPNLNSVVEALRYTPRDTGLDRDALQATANYWEAVREFYAPFETGMMASTAEVYTNEMPGGQYTNLYEQAHAIGLGARWHEICRMYADVNQLFGDIVKVTPSSKAVGDMALFLIANNLTVDDVLKSDRELSFPESVVDLLAGRMGQPPGGFPPEVQKRVLRGQTPVEGRPGASLPPADFAQTAAELKKRLGRGPSRRDVVSYLVYPRVVSDFIAHEENYGDTSILPTPVFFYGPQPGEEMSVEIEPGKTLITKFLTIGDAQPDGRRTVFFELNGQPRDVTVEDLTLEEAVSRRTKADASNPAEVGAPMPGMVVNVAVKVGDKVAQGQKLLTMEAMKMETTIYAERGGQVAEVLVSPGSQVDTGDLVLRWE
- a CDS encoding AAA family ATPase, with translation MRLKHVTVENFKGVRRVDFPTEEAPHALRSLTALLGDNGSGKTTVLQAIALTLSLATRRTRDMASFGWHGFLPERVSSLGPTFVELQVTFEPEEVALTSDLFSAWQDSLPPERKQTMRLVPPSDLDEVTLRFEQGRVGSPQGFDAVNQFLGRYYVKALRDSRPDLKERFAKLGDIFWFDQHRNLGTLMAEDLASESRSRERRQAGDVEDRLREGWHAGVEQLREYLVGWWGHHTTVPLRGKDFIRPLEERFQTVFPGTRFVGIMPRGGITAPKANDFYFLIDRDGRVYDLAEMSSGEQAVFPLVYEFVRLDIQRSVVLIDELELHLHPPEQQRLLAALPRIGPDCQFLISTHSEFLSSAIPNEQEVRLDRGSRCL
- the cmk gene encoding (d)CMP kinase codes for the protein MIVAIDGPAGAGKSSAARALAHRLGFRFLDTGAMYRAVALAGLRRHVDFDDHDAVAQMARQISIALDDDRVLLDGDDVTHEIRTLAVTSVTHYPANNAAVREHLVELQRQFAVGQNVVTEGRDQGTVVFPHAECKIFLTASPRERARRRHLDLTDHGEHVTLEDVLADQNERDLRDASRHVGPLKPAADAVTFNTDGLSADEVVDRLEGLVRAKMA
- a CDS encoding lysophospholipid acyltransferase family protein: MKRGPTRSLPKRLWYGFVHVVCRLLATVLFRIRVRGREWVPRQGGVLVLSNHQSYFDPVLVGLACDRRLNYLARNSLFRVPGFRWLIESLDAIPIDREGLGLSGLKETLRRLKSGELVLIFPEGTRTRDGEVAPLKPGFSALARRAGVPLLPMAIDGAYDAWPRRRLLPGLSTIHIQFGQPLSADAASALDERQLVAEIERRIRECHRKARAARQAATA
- a CDS encoding uracil-DNA glycosylase: MSNWNKLNRDIVACELCPRLRDYCQTVAREKRRAFQDWDYWGRPVPNFGDLRARLLIVGLAPAAHGGNRTGRLFTGDRSGDWLFRALDKAGFANQATSVDRHDGLELTDCAITAICHCAPPGNKPWPDEIANCRHWLEQTVDVLRVRVFLALGRLAWDGVVREARRRQWLSGAAPKFAHAAQVSLHGGRWLLGSFHPSQQNTFTGKLTEPMFDRVFAAARELLRS